Proteins from a genomic interval of Neodiprion lecontei isolate iyNeoLeco1 chromosome 2, iyNeoLeco1.1, whole genome shotgun sequence:
- the LOC107223891 gene encoding protein SCAI isoform X2 gives MVMMAGMDDHERKVVVEFCHLLEKSKQLFNGLRDLPQYGHKQWQAYFGRTFDIYTKLWKFQQQHRIILDTKYGLKRWQIGEIASKIGQLYYHYYLRTSETSYLHEAYSFYAAIRGRAYYSRAAKEDRSDLMVKKLRYYARFIVVCLLLNKMKLVRELVQELDAQIADYTSTYEPEDQVEWNLVLDEIKAFVKAEAAVGVLHADANPVVLTHRLGPLTSPPVERSPPMCLSLQEILIVGNCSDQVKFSELSMDMFRMLQTLEREPREDPTHLHDASPAGRLPFRPGPYPAENGAPRRDNPHKYLLYKPTYSQVQVFLASGFKELPANGALLLYLSADGCFSTVKQPEERYDLGGVSTSSKRDPEHGKRPTGGKEPHCLYPGDLYPFTRKPLFVVVDSDNSFVFQQIPRYFGQPLMVLMSPQDTPPTLRDLRHGGSLFTLFLHAPLAAFCLICNVGSLPIHHWDRCQTYVERFLVEASRLVTRSRCETSVLQFFGDDFLRLLLVRYVFCDVVLHLHRSFRGRQQRPRCHPPLPEAEVLEHPTLHHFVLDLAACIDARDHFPDSSELA, from the exons ATGGTCATGATGGCTGGAATGGACGATCACGAGCGGAAAGTAGTCGTCGAGTTCTGCCACCTCCTCGAGAAGAGCAAACAGTTGTTCAACGGGCTCCGCGACCTGCCCCAATACGGTCACAAGCAATGGCAGGCCTACTTCGGGCGCACCTTCGACATCTACACGAAACTATGGAAGTTCCAGCAGCAGCACAG GATAATTCTCGACACGAAGTACGGATTGAAGCGTTGGCAGATCGGGGAGATAGCGAGCAAGATCGGACAGCTGTACTACCACTACTATCTGAGGACCAGCGAGACCAGCTACCTCCACGAGGCTTACTCGTTTTACGCGGCCATAAGGGGCCGCGCTTACTACAGTCGGGCTGCCAAGGAGGACAGGTCCGACCTGATGGTAAAGAAGCTGCGGTACTACGCAAGGTTCATCGTCGTGTGCTTATTGCTAAACAAGATGAAGCTGGTCCGGGAATTGGTGCAGGAACTCGACGCCCAGATAGCGGACTACACCAGCACCTACGAGCCCGAAGACCAAGTCGAGTGGAACCTCGTACTCGACGAGATAAAGGCCTTCGTCAAGGCGGAGGCGGCGGTCGGGGTTCTCCACGCGGACGCGAACCCCGTCGTCCTGACCCACCGACTCGGCCCCCTGACCTCGCCGCCCGTAGAACGTTCACCACCCATGTGCCTATCTCTGCAGGAGATCCTGATCGTCGGCAACTGTTCCGACCAAGTTAAGTTCAGCGAATTGTCAATGGACATGTTCAGGATGCTGCAGACCCTCGAGAGGGAACCCAGGGAGGATCCGACCCACCTCCACGACGCCTCGCCCGCCGGAAGGCTGCCTTTCAGGCCGGGACCCTACCCCGCCGAAAACGGGGCCCCGCGCCGCGACAACCCCCACAAGTATCTACTCTACAAGCCAACCTACAGCCAGGTCCAGGTATTCCTGGCGAGCGGGTTCAAGGAGCTGCCCGCGAACGGGGCCCTGCTTCTTTACCTCTCGGCAGACGGCTGCTTCTCGACCGTCAAACAGCCGGAAGAGA GGTACGACCTGGGGGGAGTTTCTACGAGCAGTAAACGCGATCCGGAACACGGGAAGAGGCCAACGGGGGGCAAGGAGCCCCACTGTCTTTACCCCGGTGACCTCTACCCCTTCACACGGAAACCTCTTTTCGTCGTCGTAGACTCGGACAACAGTTTCGTGTTCCAACAGATACCTCGGTACTTTGGACAACCGCTGATGGTCCTGATGTCGCCTCAAGACACACCGCCGACCTTGAGGGACCTTCGCCACGGGGGAAGCCTGTTCACTCTATTCCTCCACGCGCCTCTCGCCGCATTCTGCCTTATTTGCAACGTGGGTAGCCTTCCCATTCACCATTGGGATCGATGCCAGACCTACGTAGAGCGTTTCCTGGTCGAGGCTAGCCGCCTGGTTACGCGTTCGCGATGCG AAACCAGCGTCCTGCAATTCTTCGGTGATGATTTTCTGAGGCTGCTCCTTGTCCGCTATGTGTTCTGCGACGTGGTCCTGCACCTGCACAGGTCCTTCCGAGGACGCCAACAACGGCCCCGGTGTCATCCACCCCTTCCGGAAGCGGAAGTCCTCGAGCATCCAACCCTGCACCACTTTGTTCTAGACCTAGCGGCCTGCATCGATGCTCGCGACCATTTCCCCGACAGCAGCGAACTCGCCTGA
- the LOC107223891 gene encoding protein SCAI isoform X1 → MVMMAGMDDHERKVVVEFCHLLEKSKQLFNGLRDLPQYGHKQWQAYFGRTFDIYTKLWKFQQQHRIILDTKYGLKRWQIGEIASKIGQLYYHYYLRTSETSYLHEAYSFYAAIRGRAYYSRAAKEDRSDLMVKKLRYYARFIVVCLLLNKMKLVRELVQELDAQIADYTSTYEPEDQVEWNLVLDEIKAFVKAEAAVGVLHADANPVVLTHRLGPLTSPPVERSPPMCLSLQEILIVGNCSDQVKFSELSMDMFRMLQTLEREPREDPTHLHDASPAGRLPFRPGPYPAENGAPRRDNPHKYLLYKPTYSQVQVFLASGFKELPANGALLLYLSADGCFSTVKQPEEMGYDLGGVSTSSKRDPEHGKRPTGGKEPHCLYPGDLYPFTRKPLFVVVDSDNSFVFQQIPRYFGQPLMVLMSPQDTPPTLRDLRHGGSLFTLFLHAPLAAFCLICNVGSLPIHHWDRCQTYVERFLVEASRLVTRSRCETSVLQFFGDDFLRLLLVRYVFCDVVLHLHRSFRGRQQRPRCHPPLPEAEVLEHPTLHHFVLDLAACIDARDHFPDSSELA, encoded by the exons ATGGTCATGATGGCTGGAATGGACGATCACGAGCGGAAAGTAGTCGTCGAGTTCTGCCACCTCCTCGAGAAGAGCAAACAGTTGTTCAACGGGCTCCGCGACCTGCCCCAATACGGTCACAAGCAATGGCAGGCCTACTTCGGGCGCACCTTCGACATCTACACGAAACTATGGAAGTTCCAGCAGCAGCACAG GATAATTCTCGACACGAAGTACGGATTGAAGCGTTGGCAGATCGGGGAGATAGCGAGCAAGATCGGACAGCTGTACTACCACTACTATCTGAGGACCAGCGAGACCAGCTACCTCCACGAGGCTTACTCGTTTTACGCGGCCATAAGGGGCCGCGCTTACTACAGTCGGGCTGCCAAGGAGGACAGGTCCGACCTGATGGTAAAGAAGCTGCGGTACTACGCAAGGTTCATCGTCGTGTGCTTATTGCTAAACAAGATGAAGCTGGTCCGGGAATTGGTGCAGGAACTCGACGCCCAGATAGCGGACTACACCAGCACCTACGAGCCCGAAGACCAAGTCGAGTGGAACCTCGTACTCGACGAGATAAAGGCCTTCGTCAAGGCGGAGGCGGCGGTCGGGGTTCTCCACGCGGACGCGAACCCCGTCGTCCTGACCCACCGACTCGGCCCCCTGACCTCGCCGCCCGTAGAACGTTCACCACCCATGTGCCTATCTCTGCAGGAGATCCTGATCGTCGGCAACTGTTCCGACCAAGTTAAGTTCAGCGAATTGTCAATGGACATGTTCAGGATGCTGCAGACCCTCGAGAGGGAACCCAGGGAGGATCCGACCCACCTCCACGACGCCTCGCCCGCCGGAAGGCTGCCTTTCAGGCCGGGACCCTACCCCGCCGAAAACGGGGCCCCGCGCCGCGACAACCCCCACAAGTATCTACTCTACAAGCCAACCTACAGCCAGGTCCAGGTATTCCTGGCGAGCGGGTTCAAGGAGCTGCCCGCGAACGGGGCCCTGCTTCTTTACCTCTCGGCAGACGGCTGCTTCTCGACCGTCAAACAGCCGGAAGAGA TGGGGTACGACCTGGGGGGAGTTTCTACGAGCAGTAAACGCGATCCGGAACACGGGAAGAGGCCAACGGGGGGCAAGGAGCCCCACTGTCTTTACCCCGGTGACCTCTACCCCTTCACACGGAAACCTCTTTTCGTCGTCGTAGACTCGGACAACAGTTTCGTGTTCCAACAGATACCTCGGTACTTTGGACAACCGCTGATGGTCCTGATGTCGCCTCAAGACACACCGCCGACCTTGAGGGACCTTCGCCACGGGGGAAGCCTGTTCACTCTATTCCTCCACGCGCCTCTCGCCGCATTCTGCCTTATTTGCAACGTGGGTAGCCTTCCCATTCACCATTGGGATCGATGCCAGACCTACGTAGAGCGTTTCCTGGTCGAGGCTAGCCGCCTGGTTACGCGTTCGCGATGCG AAACCAGCGTCCTGCAATTCTTCGGTGATGATTTTCTGAGGCTGCTCCTTGTCCGCTATGTGTTCTGCGACGTGGTCCTGCACCTGCACAGGTCCTTCCGAGGACGCCAACAACGGCCCCGGTGTCATCCACCCCTTCCGGAAGCGGAAGTCCTCGAGCATCCAACCCTGCACCACTTTGTTCTAGACCTAGCGGCCTGCATCGATGCTCGCGACCATTTCCCCGACAGCAGCGAACTCGCCTGA